TGGAGCGAGGTGCAGAACCAGTACCAGCGTCGCGCGGACCTGATTCCCAACCTCGTCGAGACCGTGAAGGGCTTTGCCGCGCAGGAGCGCGAGGTGCTGACGGCGGTGGTCGAGGCGCGCGCCAAGGCGAGCCAGGTCAAGGTCGATGCCTCGACGATCACCGATCCCGCCAAGTTCAAGGAATTCCAGGATGCGCAGAACCAGCTCAGCGGGGCGCTGGGGCGGCTGCTAGTTACGGTCGAGCGCTATCCGGAGCTGAAGTCGAACCAGAACTTCCTGGCGCTCCAGTCCCAGCTCGAAGGCACCGAGAACCGGGTCACGGTGGCGCGGCGCGACTACATCCAGGCGGTCCAGGCCTTCAACACCGAGATTCGCACCTTTCCGGGCGTGATCTGGGCGCGGCTGTTCTGGGGCGCCAAGGCGATGGAGACCTTTGCAGCGACGGCGGGAGCGGAGCGGCCGCCGGCTGTGAAGTTCTGAGGGCGTTCGACGGGTCGAGGCCATGCTGCTGACCCAGCCGTCATGCTCGGGCTCGACCCGAGCATCTCCAGGGAGAGATTCTCGGGTCTTCGCTTCGCTGCGCCCGAGAATGACGGCTGTGTGCCTCGCTCTGCTGATGGCCGTGTTCGGTTCGCTCGCGCTGGCGGCCGAGCCCTCCTACCCCACGCTCTCGGGCCGCATCGTCGATGGCGCCAATCTCATCGCGCCCGACGCGCGCCAGCGCATCGAAGCCAAGCTCAAGGCGCATGAGGACAAGACCTCGGACCAGCTCGTCGTCGCGACCGTGCCGTCGCTGCAGGACGTGACGATCGAAGATTTCGCCAACGGGCTGTTCCGGTTCTGGAAGCTGGGCCAGGCCAAGACCAATAATGGCGTCCTGCTGCTGGTGGCGCCCAAGGAGCGCAAGGTCCGCATCGAGGTCGGCTACGGGCTGGAGGGGGCGCTGACCGACGCGCTTTCCAAGGTCATCATCACCACGGCAGTGGCGCCGAAGTTCAAGACGGGCGACTTCGCCGGCGGAATCGAGGCGGGCGTCGATGCGATCCTGACCATTCTGGCTGGCGATGCCGAGGAATGGCAGCGTCGGGCGAGCGTGCGCAGCGACGAGACGTCGGCGGTCGACGTCATCGCGATCGTCTTCGTGATGCTGCTGCTTTTCATCCTGGTCGCCGCCTTCCTGAGGGAGGCGGGCGGCAAGAGCGGGGCAAGGCGTCACCGGATGCGCGACGGCCGCTGGGTGACGCTGCCGCCGAGTTCGAGCGGGAGCGGCGGGTCGGGCTGGGGTGGCGGCGGCTGGAGCTCTGGGTCTGGCTCCGGCGGCGGCTTTTCAGGCGGTGGCGGATCGTCGGGCGGCGGCGGGGCCTCGGGAGACTGGTGATGAACGAACAGGACCGGCAGACGATCGCGGAGGCCGTACGGCAGGCCGAGAGCGAGACGTCGGGCGAGATCGTGGTGATGATCGACCGCGCCGCGGCGAGCTACCGCACCGTGCCGGTGGTGCTGGCGCTCACCCTGTCGCTGTTCGTGCCCTGGCCGCTCCTGGCCCTGACCGCGACGAGCGCCCCGCGCATCTTCCTGATCCAGCTCATCTGCGCGGTTCTGCTGCTCGCGACGCTGCTCTGGTATGGGCGCGGCGGGCGCTTCGTGCCCGGTTTCGTCAAGCGGCGGCGGGCCCATGATGTGGCGCTGCGGGAATTCGCGGCACGCGGCCTGAGTCATACGCGCCAGCGCAGCGGCGTTCTGCTCTATGTGGCGATCCAGGAGCGCTATGCCGAGATCATCGCCGATACGGGCATCGACGGCCGGGTCGATCAGGCGGTGTGGGACGGCATCGTCGAGGCGGTCGTAGCCGCGGGCCGCGAAGACCGGCTGCGCGAGGGGATCGTCACCGCGGTGCGCGCGATCGGAGCGGTGTTGGCGAACCACGCTCCGCGCTCGCCCGACGACGTCGACGAGTTGCCAAACAATGTCGTGATCCTGTGAGTGCCGCTCAGCGCGGGCTGCGCGCCGCTGCGAGCACCGCGGACGGCATGACGCCGGATTTGCCCTGCCTCTCGGCCTGGACCAGCACGACGTAGCTGTCGACCTCGGGACCCTGGGTGACGGCGATGGGCGCCGTCAGCGTCGCCTGCCGGCCATCCCAGTCGCCGATGCGCGTCATGCCGCGCACGACATTGGCATAGGCCACGGTCTTGCCCTGGTTTTCGCCGCGGGCGATCGGCACCGTGACCATCTTCGTCGTGGTCGCGATCCAGACGCCGGCCGTCCGCTCCTGCGCATCGCCGATGGGCGCGAGGGTCACCACAAGCTGCCCGTTGTCTTCCTTGACGCCGAGCTTGGCGACGAAGCTGCCACCGGGGGGCTGTTTCGAGGCGCGCTCGATCTCGCCGCGGTCCGACCCCACCACATGCGCGGCGCCGTTGATCACGGCCTGGGGGGTATAGACCTGCCCGTCCCCGCGGGCCTTGGCGTAGTATTTCTGGCGCTTGGCGAAGCTGTCCTTGCCGAGCGTATCCTTCCAGCCGAGATAGTCCCAGTAGGTCACCGGCAGGGTCAGGGTGATGATGTCCGGCTGCTTCGCCAGATCGACGAAGAGGGCATCCGCCGGCGGGCAGGATGAGCAGCCCTGGCTGGTGAAGAGTTCGACCACGGCCCGGGGCTGGAGGTCCGGCGCCTGAGCGCGCGCGGCAGCGGCGCCCAGCAGGAGCAGGGCGGCGACGGCGGGCAGGAGGGGCGCTGAACGTTTCATGGCTTGAACTCGGCGAGACCTTACATCTCAGGCGTTACCAAAGCGCCCCATTCGTCTCACTTCAAAATCACGTTGCCTTGAAAGCCGGCATGGGCGCAACGCCCATCGCCGTCTCGGCGGCGGCGGCCGGGATCATGTTGGGCCGCCAGCGGCGATGCATCCAGAGCCACTGCTCGGGATGGTCGCGGACCCAACCCTCGACCACGGCCGTCATCATCGCCATCGCGCCCTGCACGTCGATCTCGCCCTGTGCATCGCGGGGCAGGTCGAGCGGGGGCGTGAGCTGCAGTTTGAAGCGCTGGTTCGGCAGGCGGATGACGCGCACGCCATGCACCGGGCATTCGAAGCGGCGGGCGAACTTGCCGAGGATCGGGTTGGTCAGGGCCGGGCGACCCATGAAGGGCACCACGACGCCCCGGGTGAAATGCTGGTCGATCAGCATGCCCAGATGGCCGTCGCGCTCCAGCACGCCCTGCATCGCGAAGGCGGCGCCCTGTTTGGCGGCGGCAAGCCCACCCATGGCACCCGAGCGGATCTCGTGGACGACCGCCGCGATGGCCGGGTCGTTCGGCGCCCGGAAGACGGCGGTGGTGTCGAGGTCATAGGCCTGGGCACAGATCGCCGGCAATTCCCAATTGGCGAGATGGGCGGAGAAGATCAGCCCGGGCTTCGCATCGTCCTTGAGCGCGATGAAATGCTCGATGCCCTCGACCTCGACGCGTGAGGGCGCGTCGGGGTTGAGGTAGTCGTAGTCGAACAGCGTAGCGAGATGGGCGTATTCGGCGGCAGTGCGGCCGAGATTCTCCCAGGCACCGCGGGCGATGCGGCGCACCTCGGCCTCGTCCATGCCGGGAAAGGCCGCCCGGATATTGGCCAGGGCGACGCGGTTGACCGGGATCAGCGGGCTCGCCGACCGCAGCAGCCAGCCGCCGAGGTCGCTCGACCGCTCGGGGCCGAGCAGGCGCAGGAAGCCGAACAGGGCCCGGATCAGGCCGATCATCACCGCCGCGCCGGCGCGTGCGGCGATTGCTTTCAAGCGTCTCAAGATCGGCCCGGTCCCCTCGCGCCCCTGTGGCCGCTGCGGCCGGGCTGATGCCGCGACTTGCGGCAGGACGGCGGTTTCGTCAAGTTTTCAGCCGCTGCGACCCTTTTGTGGCCTCGCGTTTCGCTGCGCGCCTAGAACGTCACGACGACCTTGCCGAAGACCTGCCGGCCCTCGAGACGCGCCAGCCCCTTCTCGAAATCCTCCAGCGGGAAGACCGAGTCGATCACAGGCTTCATGCCGGCCGCCATCTTGTCGAGCGACTGGCGGATGTTCTCGATGCGGCAGCCGAAGGAGCCGGTGATGCGATACTGCTGCTGGAAAAGCTGCATCAGGTTGATCGTGGCCGATGCGCCCGAGGTCGCGCCGCAGGTGACGAGGCGGCCGCCACGCTTCAGGCAGAGCAGCGAGCCGTTCCAGGTGTCGGCACCGACATGCTCGAAGACGACGTCGACGCCCTTGCGCTTGGTGAGCTGGCGAACCTCGCCTTCAAAGCGCTCGGTCTTGTAGTTGACGACGTAATCGGCGCCGAGCTCCTTGGCCTTGCGGCCCTTCTCGTCGTCGCCAACGGTGGTGTAGACCGTGCAGCCGATCGCCTTGGCCATCAGGATCGCGGCCGTGCCGATGCCGGAGCCGCCGGCATGCACCAGGACCGATTCACCGGGCTCGAGCTTGGCATTGTCGAACAGCATGTGCTGGACCGTGCCGAAGCCGATCGGCGCGCAGGCGGCGTCCTCGAAGGAGACGCCGGCCGGGGCCTTGACGACGAGTCTTGCCGCCTTGTTCAGGAATT
This portion of the Bosea sp. OAE506 genome encodes:
- a CDS encoding zinc-binding dehydrogenase, with product MRSLQLHGDRDLRLEEIEPPPPPAAGEVQIRIRAVALNYLDVWGFRGMAFAKRKMPQAAGVEASGEIVCVGEGVTGLAVGDTVTAYGAETCGHCKACREGRDNLCENVAGIMGFHIDGFAREFLNKAARLVVKAPAGVSFEDAACAPIGFGTVQHMLFDNAKLEPGESVLVHAGGSGIGTAAILMAKAIGCTVYTTVGDDEKGRKAKELGADYVVNYKTERFEGEVRQLTKRKGVDVVFEHVGADTWNGSLLCLKRGGRLVTCGATSGASATINLMQLFQQQYRITGSFGCRIENIRQSLDKMAAGMKPVIDSVFPLEDFEKGLARLEGRQVFGKVVVTF
- a CDS encoding TPM domain-containing protein, with translation MNEQDRQTIAEAVRQAESETSGEIVVMIDRAAASYRTVPVVLALTLSLFVPWPLLALTATSAPRIFLIQLICAVLLLATLLWYGRGGRFVPGFVKRRRAHDVALREFAARGLSHTRQRSGVLLYVAIQERYAEIIADTGIDGRVDQAVWDGIVEAVVAAGREDRLREGIVTAVRAIGAVLANHAPRSPDDVDELPNNVVIL
- a CDS encoding YgcG family protein, with product MTAVCLALLMAVFGSLALAAEPSYPTLSGRIVDGANLIAPDARQRIEAKLKAHEDKTSDQLVVATVPSLQDVTIEDFANGLFRFWKLGQAKTNNGVLLLVAPKERKVRIEVGYGLEGALTDALSKVIITTAVAPKFKTGDFAGGIEAGVDAILTILAGDAEEWQRRASVRSDETSAVDVIAIVFVMLLLFILVAAFLREAGGKSGARRHRMRDGRWVTLPPSSSGSGGSGWGGGGWSSGSGSGGGFSGGGGSSGGGGASGDW
- a CDS encoding lipid A biosynthesis lauroyl acyltransferase, encoding MKAIAARAGAAVMIGLIRALFGFLRLLGPERSSDLGGWLLRSASPLIPVNRVALANIRAAFPGMDEAEVRRIARGAWENLGRTAAEYAHLATLFDYDYLNPDAPSRVEVEGIEHFIALKDDAKPGLIFSAHLANWELPAICAQAYDLDTTAVFRAPNDPAIAAVVHEIRSGAMGGLAAAKQGAAFAMQGVLERDGHLGMLIDQHFTRGVVVPFMGRPALTNPILGKFARRFECPVHGVRVIRLPNQRFKLQLTPPLDLPRDAQGEIDVQGAMAMMTAVVEGWVRDHPEQWLWMHRRWRPNMIPAAAAETAMGVAPMPAFKAT
- a CDS encoding DUF1223 domain-containing protein, giving the protein MKRSAPLLPAVAALLLLGAAAARAQAPDLQPRAVVELFTSQGCSSCPPADALFVDLAKQPDIITLTLPVTYWDYLGWKDTLGKDSFAKRQKYYAKARGDGQVYTPQAVINGAAHVVGSDRGEIERASKQPPGGSFVAKLGVKEDNGQLVVTLAPIGDAQERTAGVWIATTTKMVTVPIARGENQGKTVAYANVVRGMTRIGDWDGRQATLTAPIAVTQGPEVDSYVVLVQAERQGKSGVMPSAVLAAARSPR